The DNA segment GCACCACCGCGGGCGGCGTGCCCCTCTTCGCGCGCTGGGAGTCGCTGGGCTCCCCCGACCCGGACCCGGTCCGGTCGCTGGAGACCGGCTTCCCGGCGGCGGTGGCCGGACCGGACGGCACGGTGCATGTCTTCGTCCGCACCTGGGACGGCAATGTCGCCCACCGCGGCGGCCCGCACGGCCGGCGCTTCTCGCCGTGGCAGCGGCTGGAGGGGCCGGTCAGCACCCTGACGGACTCGCCGCGGATCGTCGACGGGCTGGACGCCTGTGTGGACGCCGGCGGGCTGGTCCACCTGGCCGCGCCGACCGTGGGGACCGTGCAGCACTGGGTGTCCAAGGAGCCGGGGCAGATCCCGCGGCCGGCCGCGGCCACCGGGCTGCCGCAGCCGGCCGGCCCGGTCAGCCTCGTCCCGCTCGCCGACGGCGCGGTGCGGGCCGTCTTCCGGCGCTCGGCCACCGCCCAGATCCTGATCGCCGAGCGGCAGCGGACGATCGGCGCCTGGCGGGTGGCGGCGCGCTGCGCGGCCGTCGGCGGCTACGGGCGGGTGGCGGCGGCGCCGGTCGGCAGCGACGGCCGGATGGTGCTCGCGGCGCGCGACGACGCGGGCGAGGTGCGGTTGGCGATGGCCCAGGACGGCCCCCGGCCCTGGCAGCGGGGCCGGGTGGCGCACACCGCGGCGGCCGGGGTCGCCCAGGACGCCGTCGGGCGGGCGGTGGTGGTCGCGCTGGGGCTCGACGGCCGGCTGTACACGGCGCGGCAGGCGTCGGCGGGGCAGACCGGGCGGTTCGGCACCTGGCGGGCTCAGGCGGCCGGGCCGGAGCGGGCGGACGGCGGGCCGGCCTGAGCGGCGGGGCCGGGCCGCTCCGGGGCGTGCCGGGCGGGGCCGGAGCGGGCGGGGCCCGGCCGGTGCGGGGGGTGCAGGATGCGGCGGGAGAGCAGGTAGCTGAACGGGACCGCGCACAGCGCCGCGACCGGCGGCGCCAGCGCGGTGTCCAGCCCGCACCAGCCCACCAGCGCCACCAGCCCCGCGCTCTGCACCCCGTAGTTGGTGACCTGGGTCAGCGGGAAGAGCAGGAACTTCGTCCAGGTCGGGCGGGTGCGGTAGGTGACGTAGGTGTGCAGGAAGAACGCGCCGACCATGCTCACCGCGAAGGCCGCGGTGTAGGCCGCGAAGTACGGCAGCAGGCGGTGCAGCGGCAGGTAACAGGCCGAGAACGTGAGGGTGTTGACCCCGCCGACGGCGGCGAAGCACACCAGCCGGCCGCGGCGGCCGGGCGCCGGCAGGGCCCGCATCAGCCGGCCTGGGACCGGGCGGCGGGCTCGCCCGCCGGCGGGGGCACGGCCGCCGTGGCCGGGGGCGGGTTGCTCTCCTTGACCAGGAAGTGCGGCCGCCGCTTGGCCTCGTAGTAGATCCGCCCGATGTACTCGCCGATCAGCCCGAGCATCACCATCTGCAGCCCGCCCAGGCCCACCACGATCGCCACCAGCGTCACATAGCCCGGGACGGTGACCCCGCCGGCGAGCGCGGCGCCGATGATCCACAGGGTGTAGCCGGCGGCGAGCGCGGCCAGGCCGAGCCCGGCCCAGATGGCCCGCCGCAGCGGGCGGCAGTTGAAGGAGAGCAGGCCGTCGATGCCGTAGTCGACCAGCGAGCCCAGGTGCCACTTCGTCTCGCCGGCCTCCCGGGCGGCGTTGCGGTAGTCGAAGGTGACGGTGTCGAAGCCGATCCAGGAGAACAGGCCCTTGGAGAAGCGGTGGTACTCCGGCAGCGACAGCAGCGCGTCCACGGCCTTGCGCGACAGCAGCCGGAAGTCGCCGACGCCGTCGGTGAGTTCGACGTCCACCCACC comes from the Streptomyces angustmyceticus genome and includes:
- a CDS encoding glycosyltransferase family 2 protein, whose translation is MKLSIVVPCYNEEAVLSRFDETLRAVLGSLAVDYELCYVDDGSADGTLARLRGLAQQHRGTTRYLSFSRNFGKEPAILAGLRAATGDAVILMDADLQHPPCLIETMLDLYQLGHDQVVARRSRTGDRRLRATLSRLYYRAVNRWVDVELTDGVGDFRLLSRKAVDALLSLPEYHRFSKGLFSWIGFDTVTFDYRNAAREAGETKWHLGSLVDYGIDGLLSFNCRPLRRAIWAGLGLAALAAGYTLWIIGAALAGGVTVPGYVTLVAIVVGLGGLQMVMLGLIGEYIGRIYYEAKRRPHFLVKESNPPPATAAVPPPAGEPAARSQAG
- a CDS encoding GtrA family protein — protein: MRALPAPGRRGRLVCFAAVGGVNTLTFSACYLPLHRLLPYFAAYTAAFAVSMVGAFFLHTYVTYRTRPTWTKFLLFPLTQVTNYGVQSAGLVALVGWCGLDTALAPPVAALCAVPFSYLLSRRILHPPHRPGPARSGPARHAPERPGPAAQAGPPSARSGPAA